In Arachis hypogaea cultivar Tifrunner chromosome 2, arahy.Tifrunner.gnm2.J5K5, whole genome shotgun sequence, a genomic segment contains:
- the LOC140177163 gene encoding uncharacterized protein yields MAAESENIIGDKPHSSGGDEKKTHSLNDLNASDNPGNIITQVQLRKDAPELEDWWTVQSMIILWILNTIEPSLRTTVTYAKNAKTLWEDIKERFSVTNGPRIQQLKPDLTRCKQEGASMAAYYGKLKILWDELANCDQIPKCTCGGCKCSIGSQLEKRREEEKVHQLLMGLNDVSYATMRSSILATDPLPSLNRVYMMLIQEESVKTITKSADERGLIVGLVAHVGNKARRGGEHGEKAVTCSKCGKNGHDVKECFQIVGYPEWWGDRPRHEGRGIGRED; encoded by the exons ATGGCGGCAGAGTCAGAGAATATCATCGGAGACAAACCACACTCTTCAGGAGGAGACGAGAAGAAGACACACTCGCTGAACGACCTCAACGCGAGTGATAACCCAGGAAACATAATCACGCAGGTGCAATTGC GAAAGGATGCACCTGAACTTGAAGATTGGTGGACGGTCCAATCCATGATTATTTTGTGGATTTTGAATACAATCGAGCCAAGCTTGCGGACCACTGTGACGTATGCAAAGAATGCGAAGACGCTGTGGGAGGACATCAAAGAACGCTTCTCTGTTACGAATGGACCTCGAATACAGCAGTTGAAACCAGATTTGACAAGGTGTAAGCAAGAAGGTGCGTCCATGGCTGCGTACTATGGAAAGTTGAAAATACTTTGGGATGAACTTGCAAACTGTGACCAGATTCCTAAATGCACCTGTGGTGGGTGCAAGTGTTCAATTGGCTCTCAACTTGAGAAgcgaagggaagaagaaaaggttcACCAACTTCTCATGGGCCTTAATGATGTCAGCTATGCCACTATGAGGTCGAGTATCCTTGCAACCGATCCCTTACCTTCGCTTAATCGTGTGTACATGATGTTAATTCAAGAGGAAAGTGTGAAGACAATCACCAAGTCGGCGGATGAAAGGGGACTGATTGTGGGACTTGTGGCGCATGTCGGCAACAAGGCTAGAAGGGGAGGTGAACATGGAGAAAAGGCCGTGACTTGTTCCAAGTGCGGCAAAAATGGGCATGATGTGAAAGAGTGTTTTCAAATAGTGGGTTACCCAGAATGGTGGGGTGACCGGCCAAGGCACGAAGGAAGAGGCATTGGCAGAGAGGATTAG
- the LOC112727246 gene encoding uncharacterized mitochondrial protein AtMg00810-like: MACDKLRVVGNNGDAINKFKQYLYKCFHMKDLGRLKYFLGVEVAQSSKGIFLCQWKYALDIITEAGLLAVKPAATPCEENHRLASAAGSVLSDPSMYRHLVGRLIYLCFTRPDIAYNVHILSQFMQNPCTEHWHAAL, translated from the exons ATGGCTTGCGACAAGCTTCGTGTTGTTG GAAATAATGGTGATGCAATTAACAAATTCAAACAGTACTTGTACAAGTGCTTTCACATGAAAGACTTAGGGCGCCTGAAATATTTTTTGGGGGTTGAAGTTGCCCAATCTTCCAAGGGAATTTTTCTGTGCCAGTGGAAATATGCCTTGGACATCATCACTGAAGCAGGTTTGCTGGCTGTTAAGCCCGCAGCTACTCCGTGTGAGGAAAATCACCGGTTGGCATCCGCTGCTGGCTCTGTTCTCTCTGATCCTAGCATGTATCGCCACCTCGTTGGAAGACTCATATATTTGTGCTTCACCAGACCTGATATCGCCTATAATGTTCATATTTTGTCCCAGTTTATGCAGAACCCATGTACTGAACATTGGCACGCTGCTTTATAG